The following nucleotide sequence is from Pueribacillus theae.
GGAAAAAATCTATGATTAGTAAACTTGGTCAAGTGATGCTATATGTAAATAATCAGGATGGATGTGTGAATTTTTGGACAGAAATCGTTGGGTTTACAATCATTTCCGATGAAAATAATGGTCAAGGCATGAGATGGATAGAAATTGCCCCAACAAAGACTTCCGAAACAAGTATCATTTTGCATAATAAGGAACTCGTTGCTAAAATGCAGCCTGAATTAAATCTTGGTACTCCATCTTTAATGTTCTTTACAGATAAATTCGATGAATTACATAGCCATTTATCAAATCAAAATATTAAAGTTGGAGAAATCGTAAATATGCCTTCTGGCAGAGTGTTTAACTTTGCTGATAATGAAGAAAATTATTTTGCTGTAATGGAAAAACATTAAATTTCAAATTTAAGCGACTGAAAGGAATCATCAGTTGCTTTTCTTATTGTAAAACTTTTATTATTAATGGAAAGACTTAGTTAATAATCTTCTATGCTTGAAGAGAAAGGAGTCTACGGCTTTTTTTCTTTGCTGTGCTGAAAAAATATGTTATTACAAACTTACATTCCTCAAGCACCTTTATCATCATTCATTGATTATTTTTGGCTTCTTGAAGGTTATAACCCATCACACAAAAGGGAATTGGCGCTTCCAAATGGCTCCACGGAACTCATCATCGATCTTCACAATGACACGGTCCAATTATTCGATCGGCAAAACACGAGGATAATATTAAGCAGCGCTATTGTATGTGGCCCGCATTCTGAACATTTTATTATTGATACAGCAAATGAGTCGACGATGATAGGTGTCCATTTTAAGCC
It contains:
- a CDS encoding VOC family protein — translated: MISKLGQVMLYVNNQDGCVNFWTEIVGFTIISDENNGQGMRWIEIAPTKTSETSIILHNKELVAKMQPELNLGTPSLMFFTDKFDELHSHLSNQNIKVGEIVNMPSGRVFNFADNEENYFAVMEKH